A stretch of the Equus caballus isolate H_3958 breed thoroughbred chromosome X, TB-T2T, whole genome shotgun sequence genome encodes the following:
- the MAGEH1 gene encoding melanoma-associated antigen H1, whose translation MPRGRKSRRRRNARAAEENRNSRKIQASEASETPMAISVIPSTPEDDLSGPEEDPSTPEEASTTPEEASSTAQAQKPSVARSNFQGTKKSLLMSILALIFIMGNSAKEALVWKVLGKLGMQPGRQHSIFGDPKKVVTEEFVRRGYLIYKPVPRSSPMEYEFFWGPRAHVESSKLKVMHFVARVRNRCSKDWPCNYDWDSDDDAEVEAILNSGARGYSAS comes from the coding sequence ATGCCTCGGGGACGCAAGAGTCGGCGCCGCCGTAACGCAAGAGCCGCAGAAGAGAACCGCAACAGTCGTAAGATCCAGGCCTCAGAAGCCTCCGAGACCCCAATGGCCATCTCTGTTATCCCAAGCACCCCTGAGGACGACCTGAGCGGCCCTGAGGAAGACCCAAGCACTCCGGAAGAGGCCTCCACCACCCCTGAGGAAGCCTCGAGCACTGCTCAAGCGCAAAAGCCCTCGGTAGCCCGGAGCAATTTTCAAGGCACCAAGAAAAGCCTCCTGATGTCCATATTAGCTCTCATCTTCATCATGGGCAACAGCGCCAAGGAGGCCCTGGTCTGGAAAGTGCTGGGGAAGTTGGGGATGCAGCCTGGccggcagcacagcatctttggAGATCCAAAGAAGGTCGTCACAGAAGAGTTTGTGCGCAGAGGGTACCTGATTTATAAGCCTGTGCCCCGTAGCAGCCCCATGGAGTACGAGTTCTTCTGGGGACCTCGAGCACACGTGGAATCTAGCAAGCTGAAAGTCATGCATTTTGTGGCAAGGGTGCGTAACCGATGCTCCAAGGACTGGCCATGTAATTACGATTGGGATTCGGATGATGATGCAGAAGTTGAGGCTATCCTCAATTCAGGTGCTAGGGGTTACTCCGCCTCTTAA